The following coding sequences lie in one Arachis ipaensis cultivar K30076 chromosome B05, Araip1.1, whole genome shotgun sequence genomic window:
- the LOC110272018 gene encoding uncharacterized protein LOC110272018, with protein sequence MSLGGAGVERKLQLAELECLRLEAYDNSRLYKEKMKAIHDKNIRRREFRPGDLVLLYNSRLRLLPGKLRSRWDGPYQVEKVEPYEVYHLRHPSSPDIFKVNGHRLKLYHGEQRKNSKEFEVFLLRDASLEQKL encoded by the coding sequence ATGAGTTTGGGTGGAGCCGGAGTAGAGAGAAAGCTTCAATTGGCAGAACTGGAGTGCTTGAGATTAGAAGCCTATGACAATTCTAGactctacaaggaaaagatgaaagccaTTCATGACAAGAACATTAGGAGAAGGGAATTTAGACCCGGTGACCTAGtgctcctttacaactcaaggttgagatTACTACCCGGAAAGCTTAGATCAAGATGGGATGGACCTTACCAAGTAGAGAAAGTAGAACCTTACGAGGTCTATCACTTGCGCCACCCATCAAGTCCGGACATTTTCAAGGTGAATGGGCACCGTCTCAAATTGTACcatggtgagcaaagaaagaacTCCAAGGAATTTGAAGTGTTCCTCTTGAGGGATGCATCTCTTGAACAAAAGCTTTAA